One genomic region from Rosa rugosa chromosome 1, drRosRugo1.1, whole genome shotgun sequence encodes:
- the LOC133726352 gene encoding uncharacterized protein LOC133726352 produces MASRRNVQYSRLATDEDDDYNGRGDDRRFDYTPKSFDKVPWKSIGLALFLLSLGSLLLFLSYFIFTGHMGGDMSQAYGLLALGILTFLPGFYETRIAYYAWRGAKGFRFASIPDY; encoded by the exons ATGGCATCTAGGCGCAATGTCCAGTATAGCCGTCTTGCTactgatgaagatgatgattatAATGGGAGAGGCGATGACCGTCGGTTTGACTATACACCAAAGTCCTTTGATAAAGTTCCATGGAAATCCATAGGCCTTGCTCTTTTCCTGCTTTCTCTTGGATCACTCCTTCTCTTCCTTTCCTATTTCATTTTCACTGGTCACATGGGAGGGGATATGTCCCAAGCCTATGGCCTTCTAGCTCTAGGAATTCTCACCTTCCTCCCAG GCTTTTATGAGACGCGGATTGCTTATTATGCATGGAGAGGTGCAAAAGGGTTCCGTTTTGCATCCATTCCGGACTACTAG